One part of the Calypte anna isolate BGI_N300 chromosome 14, bCalAnn1_v1.p, whole genome shotgun sequence genome encodes these proteins:
- the GPR146 gene encoding probable G-protein coupled receptor 146: MWSCETLNNSTENSEDQHLCHDFHLVLSIFSLLYLIVCFPIGLCYNGLLVLVNLYNKATMTMPDVYFVNIAIAGLIINALAPMYLLGLANTKWAIWSSNNEVYITLLILFNVSSLVTMYSTTLLSLDYYIERALPRTYMSSVYNTKHVCGFIWGGAMLTSFSSLLFYVCNHVSTKIIECSKMQNKEAADAIMVFIGYIVPAVAVLYALILILRIRKEATPLDQDTGRLDPSVHRLLIATVCTQFTLWTPYYVILLVSTFTSAQGRIADENSRRILHFTKILSKFLAFSSSFVMPLLYRYINKNFPNKLRRLLKKIHCGNQGCSHERTVVQQVMT, from the coding sequence GAAACCTTAAACAACAGTACCGAGAACAGTGAGGACCAGCATCTCTGCCATGACTTCCACCTTGTGCTTTCCATCTTTTCCCTACTCTACCTCATCGTGTGTTTCCCAATTGGCCTCTGTTACAATGGCTTGCTGGTCCTAGTTAACCTCTATAACAAAGCTACTATGACTATGCCAGATGTTTACTTTGTCAACATTGCCATTGCTGGTCTCATCATCAATGCTTTGGCACCAATGTATCTTCTAGGTCTTGCCAACACAAAATGGGCCATTTGGAGTTCTAACAATGAAGTTTATATTACCTTGCTTATTTTATTCAACGTCTCCTCTTTAGTAACCATGTACTCTACTACATTACTCAGCCTGGACTACTACATCGAGCGTGCTCTGCCTAGAACTTACATGTCCAGTGTGTACAACACCAAACACGTTTGTGGATTCATATGGGGTGGTGCCATGCTTACAAGTTTTTCATCTCTCCTGTTTTATGTCTGCAATCACGTATCGACTAAAATAATTGAATGTTCCAAGATGCAGAacaaagaagcagcagatgcCATCATGGTTTTCATTGGGTACATTGTCCCAGCTGTTGCTGTGCTCTATGCACTGATCCTCATCTTGCGAATACGCAAAGAGGCCACGCCACTGGATCAGGACACTGGGAGACTGGATCCCTCGGTACACAGGCTCCTGATTGCCACAGTCTGTACACAGTTCACCTTGTGGACACCCTATTATGTTATTCTCTTGGTAAGCACTTTCACTAGTGCACAGGGAAGGATTGCAGATGAAAATTCCAGACGAATACTACATTTTACCAAGATTTTGTCAAAATTCTTGGCTTTCTCAAGCAGCTTTGTAATGCCTCTGCTCTACAGATACATTAACAAAAACTTCCCCAACAAATTACGACGTTTGCTTAAGAAGATACACTGTGGGAATCAAGGTTGTTCTCATGAACGCACAGTAGTACAGCAAGTCATGACGTAG
- the LOC115599166 gene encoding uncharacterized protein LOC115599166: MTSHNMTWISYPSKNLDFNSPEEIEAFIASQNIISRLMHFYIAFFVPTGLIAGICILVIFIKSYLQYKVIENLDLHLLHFTISNIIIILLSFTVIPRPDYLKATHLACNVLSFFFNFSYFNSQYVLVLMLLILLLKRFPPRTALSKATQRPILCVGLVLLYSFCLSLAEAVLVGTDNYSLETDCQLDPLFAWPEYEIIKFTFGFGISSFLQILCFTVLFAKEAPEAPALPQHIRAYPAAYLINITIFICRLFYNVMILFRTTFKLQKSSGTPKNELVMNIAEIVLFCESCASLVFILCFHKPCRDEILKVLHKCRREDTASNHLEIPVTTLTHETGSQ; this comes from the coding sequence ATGACTTCTCACAACATGACGTGGATCAGTTACCCAAGCAAGAACTTGGATTTCAACTCCCCAGAAGAAATTGAAGCCTTCATAGCTTCTCAAAACATCATATCAAGACTTATGCACTTTTACATTGCCTTTTTTGTACCAACAGGATTAATAGCTGGCATATGTATTTTGGTCATTTTCATAAAGAGTTATTTGCAGTACAAAGTCATAGAAAACTTAGACCTACATCTTTTACACTTCACCATCAGCAATATTATAATAATCCTTTTATCATTTACTGTCATTCCAAGACCTGACTATTTAAAAGCAACCCACCTTGCATGTAATgtactgtcattttttttcaacttcagCTATTTCAATTCTCAGTACgttttggttttgatgcttCTCATACTGTTACTCAAGAGATTTCCACCAAGAACTGCTCTCAGCAAAGCAACCCAAAGACCCATTTTGTGTGTTGGATTGGTCCTTCTCTATTCCTTCTGTTTGTCACTGGCTGAAGCAGTACTGGTTGGCACAGATAACTACAGCTTGGAAACAGACTGCCAGTTAGATCCATTGTTTGCGTGGCCTGAATACGAGATCATTAAGTTCACCTTTGGATTTGGAATCTCATCCTTTCTTCAGATCCTCTGTTTCACTGTGCTCTTTGCTAAAGAAGCACCTGAAGCTCCAGCCTTACCCCAGCACATCCGTGCTTACCCTGCTGCCTACCTTATAAACATAACAATATTTATCTGCCGCCTCTTTTACAACGTGATGATTCTCTTCAGGACAACCTTCAAACTGCAGAAGAGCAGTGGAACTCCGAAGAATGAACTCGTGATGAATATTGCAGAAATAGTGTTGTTCTGTGAGAGCTGTGCTAGCTTGGTATTTATACTTTGCTTTCACAAACCATGCAGAGATGAAATCCTTAAAGTCCTCCACAAGTGCCGAAGGGAAGACACTGCCAGCAATCACCTTGAAATACCAGTAACAACTCTGACCCACGAAACTGGGTCTCAGTAA